One Ricinus communis isolate WT05 ecotype wild-type chromosome 2, ASM1957865v1, whole genome shotgun sequence DNA segment encodes these proteins:
- the LOC8269957 gene encoding chlorophyll a-b binding protein 7, chloroplastic isoform X2 has translation MAVLLQPHPSFSWISSSLFSQGSKLLALKPQKILFNGNPSSPCKASWQELAGVLVFSAIPFTAVKALANSPLGESLQRRLEESKKVAVKESSKFQALTAKARKESLWYGEERPRWLGPIPYDYPAYLTGELPGDYGFDVAGLSKDSVAFQRYFNFEILHARWAMLAALGALVPEVLDLSGAFHFIEPVWWRVGYSKLKGDTLDYLGIPGLHFAGSQGVLVIAICQALLMVGPEYARYCGIEALEPLGIYLPGDINYPGGPLFDPLNLSSDAVALEELKVKEIKNGRLAMVAWLGFYAQAVLTGKGPVQNLVEHISDPFHNNLLCVLKFM, from the exons atggccgtgttactcCAGCCACACCCTTCGTTCTCTTGGATTTCCTCGTCTCTCTTCTCTCAAGGCTCAAAATTATTGGCTCTAAAACCTCAAAAAATCCTCTTCAACGGCAACCCATCTTCACCATGCAAAGCTTCTTGGCAAGAG CTTGCTGGCGTTCTGGTATTCTCGGCGATTCCATTCACGGCTGTAAAAGCCCTTGCCAATAGCCCGTTGGGCGAGTCGCTTCAGAGGCGATTGGAGGAGAGCAAAAAAGTTGCTGTTAAAGAATCTTCAAAGTTTCAGGCTTTAACCGCAAAAGCCCGTAAAGAGAG TTTGTGGTATGGAGAAGAGCGTCCTCGCTGGCTTGGTCCTATTCCATATGACTACCCTGCTTATCTTACTGGAGAACTACCTGGGGATTATGGCTTTGACGTAGCAGGACTGAGCAAGGATTCTGTAGCTTTTCAAAGATACTTCAA TTTTGAAATACTTCATGCCCGATGGGCTATGCTTGCTGCTCTTGGTGCTCTGGTTCCAGAAGTTCTTGATTTGTCAGGTGCTTTTCATTTCATTGAACCTGTCTGGTGGCGAGTTGGCTATTCAAAGCTTAAG GGAGACACACTGGACTACCTTGGCATCCCAGGACTCCACTTTGCTGGAAGCCAAGGAGTGCTTGTCATTGCTATTTGCCAAGCCCTCCTCATG GTTGGACCGGAGTATGCAAGATATTGTGGGATCGAGGCATTGGAGCCTTTAGGAATATACTTGCCAGGTGATATAAATTATCCAGGAGGGCCACTTTTTGATCCGTTGAACCTGTCAAGCGATGCAGTAGCTTTGGAGGAGCTGAAggtgaaagaaattaaaaatggaaGGTTAGCGATGGTTGCCTGGTTAGGCTTTTATGCCCAAGCGGTTTTGACAGGAAAAGGTCCGGTTCAGAATCTTGTCGAGCACATATCAGATCCATTTCATAACAATCTGCTTTGTGTGCTCAAGTTCATGTAA
- the LOC8269957 gene encoding chlorophyll a-b binding protein 7, chloroplastic isoform X1, translating to MAVLLQPHPSFSWISSSLFSQGSKLLALKPQKILFNGNPSSPCKASWQELAGVLVFSAIPFTAVKALANSPLGESLQRRLEESKKVAVKESSKFQALTAKARKERTLEFSKFCSLWYGEERPRWLGPIPYDYPAYLTGELPGDYGFDVAGLSKDSVAFQRYFNFEILHARWAMLAALGALVPEVLDLSGAFHFIEPVWWRVGYSKLKGDTLDYLGIPGLHFAGSQGVLVIAICQALLMVGPEYARYCGIEALEPLGIYLPGDINYPGGPLFDPLNLSSDAVALEELKVKEIKNGRLAMVAWLGFYAQAVLTGKGPVQNLVEHISDPFHNNLLCVLKFM from the exons atggccgtgttactcCAGCCACACCCTTCGTTCTCTTGGATTTCCTCGTCTCTCTTCTCTCAAGGCTCAAAATTATTGGCTCTAAAACCTCAAAAAATCCTCTTCAACGGCAACCCATCTTCACCATGCAAAGCTTCTTGGCAAGAG CTTGCTGGCGTTCTGGTATTCTCGGCGATTCCATTCACGGCTGTAAAAGCCCTTGCCAATAGCCCGTTGGGCGAGTCGCTTCAGAGGCGATTGGAGGAGAGCAAAAAAGTTGCTGTTAAAGAATCTTCAAAGTTTCAGGCTTTAACCGCAAAAGCCCGTAAAGAGAG GACATTAGAATTCTCCAAATTTTGCAGTTTGTGGTATGGAGAAGAGCGTCCTCGCTGGCTTGGTCCTATTCCATATGACTACCCTGCTTATCTTACTGGAGAACTACCTGGGGATTATGGCTTTGACGTAGCAGGACTGAGCAAGGATTCTGTAGCTTTTCAAAGATACTTCAA TTTTGAAATACTTCATGCCCGATGGGCTATGCTTGCTGCTCTTGGTGCTCTGGTTCCAGAAGTTCTTGATTTGTCAGGTGCTTTTCATTTCATTGAACCTGTCTGGTGGCGAGTTGGCTATTCAAAGCTTAAG GGAGACACACTGGACTACCTTGGCATCCCAGGACTCCACTTTGCTGGAAGCCAAGGAGTGCTTGTCATTGCTATTTGCCAAGCCCTCCTCATG GTTGGACCGGAGTATGCAAGATATTGTGGGATCGAGGCATTGGAGCCTTTAGGAATATACTTGCCAGGTGATATAAATTATCCAGGAGGGCCACTTTTTGATCCGTTGAACCTGTCAAGCGATGCAGTAGCTTTGGAGGAGCTGAAggtgaaagaaattaaaaatggaaGGTTAGCGATGGTTGCCTGGTTAGGCTTTTATGCCCAAGCGGTTTTGACAGGAAAAGGTCCGGTTCAGAATCTTGTCGAGCACATATCAGATCCATTTCATAACAATCTGCTTTGTGTGCTCAAGTTCATGTAA
- the LOC8269956 gene encoding calvin cycle protein CP12-3, chloroplastic, whose product MASNSLVAVLSAPARGTSILSSSSFLPRSCNIFTNSSICLKRRTENKGGMNLRVEAMGGAPKFKGTQMREKHLTEMIEKKVMEAKEVCEGDQTSDECKVAWDEVEEVSQAKADFRLKLEKRDPLEYFCQDNPETDECRVYED is encoded by the coding sequence ATGGCGTCCAATTCTTTAGTGGCAGTTCTAAGCGCTCCAGCAAGAGGCACGTCGatcctttcttcttcatctttctTACCACGATCGTGCAACATTTTCACAAACTCGTCAATTTGCTTAAAGAGGAGGACTGAAAATAAGGGAGGTATGAATCTGAGGGTGGAAGCCATGGGAGGAGCACCAAAGTTCAAGGGGACGCAGATGAGGGAGAAGCATCTGACGGAGATGATAGAGAAAAAAGTGATGGAAGCGAAGGAGGTGTGCGAGGGAGATCAGACCTCCGACGAGTGTAAGGTGGCGTGGGATGAGGTGGAGGAGGTCAGCCAAGCTAAGGCTGATTTCAGGCTTAAGTTGGAGAAACGAGATCCGCTCGAGTATTTCTGTCAGGACAATCCTGAAACTGATGAGTGTCGCGTTTACGAAGATTAG
- the LOC8269955 gene encoding mitotic spindle checkpoint protein BUBR1 — MEDFQMDPETQFLASKQETGYEWELFKENVRPLKRGRNIRLLNDSLKSHTDNQLKKSLLETRRKLIEAIHEYKGDDPLSPWLGCIKWVQQSFPPGGDCSGLIVIYEQCVRTFWDSDRYKDDLRYLKVWLEYAENCIDAEVIYNFLDANEIGKSHSAYYIAYALHMEARSKIKAANDIFNLGISRDAQPIEKLKDAYKKFFIRSMSRPKVVEEDTGENDLPARSFGTVLSSAQNRRQNTGDYDIHRNKSKPDRAQRSALSIYKDTNSDVLPGHQPGKSKTDFNTWQNLGARAERNKENNAIPTKWTTYKVPQRPGPRAGATASACIEVFVDEECVESDRSHGEGGGKSSTLQLRDGVDMKKETELLRENPLRNFPSNSLPR; from the exons ATGGAAGATTTTCAGATGGATCCGGAGACACAGTTTCTTGCTTCCAAACAGGAGACAGGGTACGAATGGGAACTCTTCAAGGAAAATGTAAGGCCTTTAAAGAGAGGCCGTAACATTCGCCTCTTGAACGACTCCCTCAAATCACATACCGACAATCAACTCAAGAAGTCTCTTCTTGAGACTCGAAG GAAATTGATTGAGGCAATTCATGAGTATAAAGGGGATGATCCTCTTTCTCCATGGCTCGG GTGCATTAAATGGGTTCAGCAGTCATTTCCACCAGGTGGAGATTGCTCTGGACTAATAGTAATATATGAACAATGTGTGCGTACGTTTTGGGATTCAGACCGCTACAAGGATGATCTTCGCTACCTCAAAGTCTGGCTTGAATAT GCTGAAAACTGTATTGATGCGGAAGTCATCTACAATTTTCTTGATGCAAATGAAATTGGAAAGTCACATTCTGCATACTACATAGCATACGCTTTACATATGGAGGCCAGATCTAAGATCAAAGCTGCAAATGACATATTCAATCTTGGGATTTCTAG GGATGCTCAACCAATAGAAAAACTAAAGGATGCCTACAAGAAATTCTTCATTAGATCAATGAGTAGACCAAAAGTTGTGGAG gAGGACACTGGAGAAAATGATTTGCCAGCTCGAAGCTTTGGAACTGTGTTGTCCAGTGCACAGAATA GGAGGCAAAATACGGGGGATTATGATATCCACAGGAACAAATCGAAGCCAGACAG GGCTCAAAGGAGTGccctttctatttataaagatacAAATTCAGATGTCTTGCCGGGACATCAACCTGGCAAGTCAAAAACAGATTTCAATACTTGGCAGAATCTTGGAGCTCGAGctgaaagaaacaaagaaaataatgctATACCTACCAAGTGGACAACTTACAAG GTTCCTCAGAGACCCGGCCCTAGAGCAGGAGCAACAGCAAGTGCATGCATTGAAGTATTTGTTGACGAGGAGTGTGTAGA ATCCGATAGGTCACATGGTGAAGGTGGCGGAAAGTCTTCAACTTTGCAGCTGAGAGATGGCGTAGACATGAAAAA GGAAACTGAGTTATTGAGGGAGAACCCATTACGAAATTTCCCTTCGAACAGCCTTCCAAGATGA
- the LOC8269954 gene encoding splicing factor U2af small subunit B, which yields MAEHLASIFGTEKDRVNCPFYFKIGACRHGDRCSRLHNRPTISPTLLLSNMYQRPDMITPGVDAQGQPIDPRKIQEHFEDFYEDIFEELGKFGEIESLNVCDNLADHMIGNVYVQFREEDQAAAALQALQGRFYSGRPIIADFSPVTDFREATCRQFEENNCNRGGYCNFMHVKLIGRDLRRKLFGRYRGYRASRSRSRSVSPSRHRREKSNDRRERDYRDRDYRGNGRRSGDRHDRRRHGSPRRSRSPVREGSEERRARIEQWNREREEKL from the coding sequence ATGGCGGAGCACTTGGCTTCAATTTTTGGGACAGAGAAAGACCGCGTTAACTGTCCTTTCTATTTCAAGATCGGGGCATGCCGGCACGGAGATCGCTGCTCTCGTCTTCATAACCGCCCCACAATCTCTCCAACACTTCTCTTATCTAACATGTACCAGCGTCCTGACATGATCACACCTGGCGTGGACGCCCAGGGCCAGCCCATCGACCCTCGGAAGATCCAGGAGCATTTCGAGGACTTCTACGAAGATATTTTTGAAGAACTCGGCAAATTTGGCGAGATCGAGAGTCTCAACGTCTGCGATAACCTCGCCGATCACATGATTGGAAACGTCTACGTCCAGTTCAGAGAGGAGGACCAGGCTGCCGCTGCTTTGCAAGCCCTACAAGGCCGATTCTACTCTGGTCGACCGATTATTGCTGATTTTTCCCCTGTAACAGATTTTCGGGAAGCAACATGTAGGCAGTTTGAGGAGAATAATTGTAATCGGGGTGGTTATTGTAATTTCATGCATGTGAAACTGATTGGAAGAGATTTAAGGAGGAAGCTATTTGGAAGGTACCGTGGATATAGAGCGAGTAGAAGCCGGAGCAGGAGCGTGAGTCCATCAAGGCACAGGAGGGAAAAGAGTAATGATAGGCGTGAGAGAGACTACAGAGACCGAGATTACCGTGGGAATGGCCGTAGGAGTGGGGACAGACACGATAGAAGAAGACACGGTAGTCCCAGGCGGAGCAGGAGCCCTGTCAGGGAAGGTAGTGAAGAACGTAGAGCCAGGATTGAACAGTGGAACAGAGAGAGGGAGGAGAAGCTGTAA
- the LOC8269953 gene encoding bZIP transcription factor 60, with translation MEDTDDILESVNFDSLGQIDWDNLFDDNSPLLVTESSSSPENFSDSSPDSVSLWIDQVENMLMKDDDVLASAQPSQHFSEGFLADLLVDSPADGSVDLSTDKDSIVSPDNGFGGASETEKEGEKILSNNEAKVDNDSEDPDDPVSKKRRRQLRNRDAAVRSRERKKIYVRDLEIKSRYLEGECRRLGRLLQCFVAENQALRLGLQKGNAFGVTLAKQESAVLLLESLLLGSLLWFLGIMCLFTLSAMSQLTLVAVPLENVGKKVPERGAGSKMFTSLANQSFVNSRKCKASRTRMKAESVFIGVLV, from the exons ATGGAGGATACAGATGACATACTTGAGAGTGTGAATTTCGATAGCCTAGGGCAAATTGATTGGGACAATCTGTTCGACGACAATTCGCCTCTTTTGGTCACCGAATCATCATCTTCGCCGGAGAATTTCTCAGACTCTTCTCCTGATTCAGTATCTTTATGGATCGATCAGGTCGAGAACATGTTGATGAAGGACGACGACGTTTTAGCTTCTGCGCAGCCATCTCAGCATTTTTCCGAAGGTTTTTTAGCTGACTTACTGGTTGATTCTCCTGCCGATGGCTCCGTTGATCTCTCCACCGACAAGGACTCTATTGTTTCTCCCGATAATGGATTTGGTGGTGCTTCTGAGACGGAAAAGGAGGGGGAGAAGATTCTCtctaataatgaagctaaggTAGATAACGATAGTGAAGATCCCGATGATCCTGTCTctaagaaaaggagaag GCAGCTGAGAAATAGGGATGCAGCTGTTAGAtcaagagaaaggaagaagatATATGTGAGGGATCTGGAAATCAAGAGTAGGTATTTGGAAGGGGAATGCAGGAGACTGGGGCGGTTGCTTCAGTGTTTTGTTGCAGAGAATCAAGCTCTGCGTCTTGGTTTACAGAAGGGCAATGCATTTGGTGTTACCTTGGCCAAGCAGGAGTCTGCTGTGCTCTTGTTGG AATCCCTGCTGTTGGGTTCCCTGCTTTGGTTCCTGGGCATCATGTGCCTATTCACTCTGTCCGCAATGTCACAGTTAACTCTGGTGGCAGTTCCACTCGAAAACGTGGGAAAGAAAGTTCCAGAAAGAGGAGCAGGAAGTAAGATGTTTACTTCCTTGGCGAATCAATCGTTTGTAAACAGTAGAAAATGTAAAGCTTCAAGGACAAGAATGAAAGCGGAATCTGTCTTTATTGGAGTCTTGGTGTGA
- the LOC8273674 gene encoding pyrophosphate--fructose 6-phosphate 1-phosphotransferase subunit alpha → MDSDFGIPRELSDLQKLRSLYQPELPPCLQGTTVRVELGDGTTAADEAGAHTISRSFPHTYGQPLAHFLRATAKVADAHIISEHPAMRVGVVFCGRQSPGGHNVVWGLHNALKIHNPNSTLLGFLGGSEGLFAQKTLEVTDDILSTYKNQGGYDLLGRTKDQIRTTEQVHAALTTCKNLKLDGLVIIGGVTSNTDAAQLAETFAEAKCPTKVVGVPVTLNGDLKNQFVETNVGFDTICKVNSQLISNVCTDALSAEKYYYFIRLMGRKASHVALECTLQSHPNMVILGEEVAASKLTLFDLTKQVCDAVQARAEQDKYHGVILLPEGLIESIPEVYALLKEIHGLLRQGVSPNNISSQLSPWASALFEFLPPFIKKQLLLYPESDDSAQLSQIETEKLLAHLVEAEMNKRLKEGTYKGKKFNAICHFFGYQARGSLPSKFDCDYAYVLGHICYHVLAAGLNGYMATATNLKNPVNKWRCGAAPIAAMMTVKRWAQNPGATSIGKPAIHPAAVDLKGKAYELLRLNAVKFLMDDLYRNPGPLQFEGPGADAKPITLCVEDQDYMGRIKKLQEYLDKVRTIVKPGCSQEVLKAALSVMASVTDVLLTMSSTSLDGQKPL, encoded by the exons ATGGATTCCGATTTCGGCATCCCAAGAGAACTCTCCGACCTCCAAAAACTCCGATCTCTTTACCAGCCTGAGCTCCCTCCCTGCCTTCAG GGAACTACCGTGAGGGTAGAACTTGGTGATGGTACTACAGCTGCAGACGAAGCTGGTGCACACACCATAAGCCGATCCTTTCCTCACACTTATGGTCAGCCTTTGGCTCACTTTCTCAGGGCAACTGCTAAAGTTGCTGATGCTCATATCATAAGTGAACATCCAGCTATGAG GGTGGGAGTTGTATTTTGTGGCAGACAATCTCCTGGAGGTCACAATGTCGTATGGGGCCTTCATAATGCTCTCAAAATCCACAACCCTAACAGTACTTTACTTGGATTCTTAG GTGGCTCTGAAGGATTATTTGCCCAGAAAACTCTTGAAGTCACAGATGATATCCTCTCAACCTACAAGAATCAAg GGGGCTATGATTTGCTGGGACGGACTAAAGATCAAATAAGAACGACTGAGCAAGTACATGCTGCCTTAACCACGtgcaaaaatttgaaattggaTGGCCTTGTTATTATTGGAG GAGTTACATCAAATACAGATGCTGCTCAGCTTGCTGAAACTTTTGCTGAGGCAAAGTGCCCAACCAAG GTGGTTGGTGTTCCTGTCACATTAAATGGAGATCTCAAGAATCAATTTGTAGAAACAAATGTTGGTTTTGATACAATTTGCAAG GTTAATTCTCAGCTCATTAGCAATGTCTGCACTGATGCACTCTCTGCTGAGAAG TATTACTATTTTATCCGGCTCATGGGGAGAAAGGCATCGCATGTTGCTTTAGAATGCACGCTTCAGTCTCATCCAAATATG GTAATTCTCGGTGAGGAGGTAGCTGCATCAAAGCTTACTCTTTTTGACCTGACAAAACAAGTTTGTGATGCAGTCCAAGCCAGAGCAGAACAAG ACAAGTACCATGGGGTCATTCTACTGCCAGAGGGGCTTATTGAAAGCATTCCTGAAGTGTATGCTCTATTGAAG GAAATACATGGTTTGCTACGACAAGGTGTTAGCCCCAATAACATTTCATCTCAACTCTCGCCATGGGCATCTGCTTTGTTTGAATTTTTGCCACCATTTATCAAGAAACAG CTGCTCCTTTACCCTGAATCAGATGACTCAGCCCAGTTATCCCAG ATTGAGACAGAGAAACTTCTTGCACATCTTGTGGAGGCAGAAATGAACAAGCGGCTG AAAGAAGGGACATACAAGGGGAAAAAATTTAATGCCATCTGCCACTTTTTTGGTTATCAGGCCCGGGGTTCTCTGCCATCTAAATTTGATTGTGACTATGCTTAT GTTCTTGGACACATCTGCTACCATGTTCTGGCAGCTGGTCTGAATGGTTACATGGCAACTGCAACTAACCTGAAGAATCCTGTGAACAAGTGGCGCTGTGGTGCTGCTCCAATTGCA GCAATGATGACAGTGAAGCGTTGGGCTCAAAATCCAGGTGCCACTTCTATAGGAAAACCTGCTATTCATCCAGCTGCTGTTGATTTGAAAGGCAAAGCATATGA GCTTCTCAGACTAAATGCGGTGAAGTTCTTAATGGATGACCTATACAGAAATCCAGGTCCCCTTCAATTTGAAGGTCCTGGTGCTGATGCTAAGCCAATAACTCTCTGTGTTGAAGACCAGGATTACATGGGCCGGATCAAGAAATTGCAGGAATACCTTGACAAG GTACGAACTATTGTGAAACCAGGTTGTTCGCAGGAAGTGCTGAAAGCTGCTTTGAGTGTCATGGCTTCTGTGACAGATGTGCTCTTGACAATGTCTTCAACTTCACTAGATGGCCAGAAACCTCTTTAA